The Candidatus Sulfotelmatobacter sp. genome has a segment encoding these proteins:
- a CDS encoding NAD(P)-binding domain-containing protein, whose translation MERIAAIVIGAGQAGLAMSHELTIRGVEHVVLESGQVAETWRTRRWKTFRLVSPNWLNRVPGFWYEGPDPHGFFLTREMIDYLERYAASFRAPVRSSVTVTGVTPAERGFVVKTSRGDLTADHVVVATGAFGRAFVPAMAAALPAGIHSIHTDRYWATEDLPPGGVVVVGSGQSGLQIADELARAGREVRVAVGRHGWVPRRLWGRDQNQWRLENGDYASVVANPEQPAADYPFTPLSRWGIDDFNLLTLSRSGVHFTGRLESIEERRLRFSPNLRSLVLAGDDFARKFIWRIYEFARARGEPVSEPALENAWAPDTLPAEVESLDLAGEKISTVIWASGYRQDFSWIRVPGALSVDGAPFQRKGVSPVAGLYFVGIHRGWHAGDGTVLGSAWLPEHLGEVIAGQGDR comes from the coding sequence ATGGAACGGATCGCCGCGATCGTGATCGGTGCCGGTCAGGCCGGGCTCGCGATGAGCCACGAGCTGACGATTCGCGGCGTCGAGCACGTGGTGCTCGAGTCGGGCCAAGTCGCCGAAACCTGGCGCACGCGGCGCTGGAAGACCTTCCGGCTGGTGAGCCCCAACTGGCTCAATCGGGTGCCGGGCTTCTGGTACGAGGGCCCCGATCCTCACGGCTTCTTCCTCACCCGCGAAATGATCGACTACCTCGAGCGCTACGCGGCATCGTTCCGGGCGCCGGTGCGATCGAGCGTCACGGTGACGGGCGTCACGCCCGCCGAACGCGGCTTCGTGGTGAAGACTTCGCGCGGTGATCTGACCGCCGACCACGTGGTGGTGGCGACCGGCGCGTTCGGTCGTGCGTTCGTGCCGGCCATGGCCGCGGCGCTTCCCGCCGGCATCCATTCGATCCACACCGACCGGTACTGGGCGACCGAGGATCTGCCGCCCGGAGGCGTGGTGGTGGTGGGCTCCGGGCAGTCGGGGCTGCAGATCGCCGACGAGCTGGCGCGCGCGGGGCGCGAGGTGCGGGTGGCGGTGGGCCGTCATGGTTGGGTGCCGCGACGTCTGTGGGGCCGCGATCAGAACCAGTGGCGGCTCGAGAACGGCGATTACGCCTCGGTGGTCGCCAATCCCGAGCAGCCCGCGGCCGACTATCCGTTCACGCCGCTCTCGCGATGGGGAATCGACGACTTCAATCTGCTCACCCTCTCGCGCAGCGGCGTGCACTTCACCGGACGGCTCGAGTCGATCGAGGAGCGGCGGCTTCGTTTTTCGCCGAACCTGCGGAGCCTGGTGCTCGCGGGAGACGACTTCGCGCGCAAGTTCATCTGGCGAATCTACGAGTTCGCGCGCGCGCGCGGCGAGCCGGTGTCCGAGCCAGCGCTCGAAAATGCCTGGGCGCCCGACACGCTGCCGGCCGAGGTCGAGTCGCTCGACCTCGCGGGCGAAAAGATCTCGACGGTGATCTGGGCGAGCGGCTACCGCCAGGACTTCTCGTGGATCCGGGTGCCGGGAGCGCTTTCGGTGGACGGCGCGCCGTTTCAACGGAAGGGTGTTTCGCCGGTCGCGGGGCTCTACTTCGTGGGAATCCATCGCGGCTGGCACGCGGGCGACGGCACCGTGCTCGGCTCGGCCTGGCTGCCCGAGCACCTCGGCGAGGTGATCGCAGGGCAGGGAGATCGGTAG
- a CDS encoding discoidin domain-containing protein: MRSPIAFAARLVVIATALPLPAASAPIVHAGVTILADSVVARFDPLRAWGAALDGKSSGRIERIYTRDNIAAMNSVGFGPVTFRLRTELGIEAWHWNPDGRWSDPAHHQGYWTSSDRPGAPIAVSYGYRLPRRGRTVDDADNQGYSRIDDGDTASYWKSNPYLDARYTGEPEARHPQWLVADLGAAHAVDAIRLLWGDPYPRRFTIEYWIGETNARIDYDPDGEWKQFPHGDVSAGAGGSALLRLCPRTLRTRFVRVTMWNSSHTALAGGSDPRDSLGFALREIAIGTLDRAGQLHDVVRHAADNARQSWMLVSSTDPWHRESDRDPDTEQPGIDRIFASGLTHDLPALMAVGVLYDTPDNAAALLRYVRARGYDVPRLELGEEPDGQRVTPEDYAALYLEAAAALRAVDPRVVLGGPSWQSAANDEMVAWPDLGIEGGRETWLGRFVGALEARGALQQLGFFSFEWYPFDDPCRDTAPQLARVPSILARALERQHREGLPDSIPRIITEYGYSAYSGPAEVEISAALLNAEAAASFLLAGGSQTYVFGVEPASLEKSPRCGQWGNNLLWLADDRGRAAYRMPAYYAARLLAGAWADSSGGMHDLVRTRMTGELPANRYGPLLSAYALRRPDGRLGLLLINRDETRVWSVSPSVLHASGAARPLAGSLALWQYSAAQYRWQDAGAHGRPSLSLPPEQRVIDRGARPVSLPPYSITVMVER; this comes from the coding sequence GTGCGTTCTCCGATTGCGTTCGCCGCGCGGCTGGTCGTGATCGCAACCGCGCTCCCGCTCCCCGCCGCCTCCGCGCCCATCGTCCACGCCGGTGTCACGATCCTGGCCGACAGTGTCGTCGCCCGCTTCGACCCGCTCCGGGCGTGGGGTGCCGCGCTCGACGGCAAGTCGTCCGGCAGGATCGAGCGGATCTACACGCGCGACAACATCGCGGCCATGAACTCGGTGGGGTTCGGGCCGGTCACGTTTCGGCTGCGCACCGAACTCGGCATCGAAGCCTGGCACTGGAATCCCGACGGGCGTTGGAGCGACCCCGCGCACCATCAGGGCTACTGGACGTCGAGCGACCGTCCGGGTGCCCCGATCGCCGTCTCCTACGGCTACCGCCTGCCGCGCCGCGGACGCACCGTGGACGACGCCGACAACCAGGGCTATTCGCGCATCGACGACGGCGACACCGCCAGCTACTGGAAGAGCAATCCCTACCTCGACGCGCGCTACACCGGCGAGCCCGAGGCGCGCCATCCGCAATGGCTGGTGGCGGACCTTGGCGCCGCCCATGCGGTCGATGCGATCCGGCTGCTGTGGGGCGACCCGTATCCGCGTCGCTTCACGATCGAGTACTGGATCGGCGAAACCAACGCGCGGATCGACTACGACCCGGACGGTGAGTGGAAGCAATTCCCGCACGGCGACGTCTCGGCGGGCGCGGGCGGCTCGGCGCTGCTTCGACTGTGCCCGCGGACTCTTCGCACCCGCTTCGTGCGCGTGACGATGTGGAACTCGTCGCACACCGCGCTCGCCGGCGGCTCCGATCCGCGCGACAGCCTGGGCTTTGCGCTGCGCGAGATCGCGATCGGTACGCTCGATCGCGCCGGCCAACTCCACGACGTGGTCCGCCACGCCGCCGACAACGCGCGCCAGAGCTGGATGCTGGTGTCATCCACCGATCCGTGGCATCGCGAATCCGACCGTGATCCCGACACCGAGCAGCCCGGGATCGATCGCATCTTCGCCAGCGGCCTCACCCACGACTTGCCGGCGTTGATGGCGGTTGGCGTGCTGTACGACACTCCCGACAACGCCGCGGCGCTGCTGCGCTACGTGCGTGCGCGCGGCTACGACGTGCCCCGCCTCGAGCTCGGCGAGGAACCGGACGGGCAGCGCGTGACGCCCGAGGATTACGCCGCGCTCTACCTCGAGGCGGCCGCGGCGCTGCGCGCGGTCGATCCGCGCGTGGTGCTCGGCGGCCCGAGCTGGCAGAGCGCCGCGAACGACGAGATGGTGGCGTGGCCGGACCTCGGGATCGAAGGCGGCCGCGAAACCTGGCTGGGGCGATTTGTCGGTGCGCTCGAGGCGCGCGGAGCGCTCCAGCAGCTCGGCTTCTTCAGCTTCGAGTGGTATCCGTTCGACGACCCGTGCCGCGACACCGCCCCACAGCTCGCGCGAGTCCCCTCGATTCTGGCCCGAGCGCTCGAGCGCCAGCATCGTGAGGGATTGCCCGATTCGATCCCGCGCATCATCACCGAGTACGGCTACTCGGCGTATTCGGGGCCGGCCGAGGTCGAGATCTCGGCCGCGCTCTTGAACGCCGAGGCCGCGGCGAGCTTTCTGCTCGCGGGCGGCAGCCAGACCTACGTGTTCGGGGTCGAGCCCGCTTCGCTCGAGAAGAGCCCGCGCTGCGGTCAGTGGGGAAACAACCTGCTGTGGCTGGCCGACGACCGGGGCCGCGCCGCGTATCGCATGCCCGCCTACTACGCGGCGCGCTTGCTCGCCGGCGCCTGGGCGGATTCCAGCGGGGGCATGCACGACCTGGTTCGCACGCGCATGACCGGGGAGCTTCCCGCGAATCGCTACGGGCCGTTGCTGAGCGCCTATGCGCTCCGGCGGCCCGACGGACGACTCGGGCTGCTCCTGATCAACCGCGACGAGACGAGGGTGTGGTCGGTGTCGCCGAGCGTGCTGCACGCGAGCGGCGCGGCGCGACCGCTCGCGGGATCGCTTGCCCTCTGGCAGTACTCGGCGGCGCAGTATCGCTGGCAGGACGCAGGCGCGCACGGCCGCCCGAGCCTGAGCCTGCCGCCCGAACAGCGCGTGATCGATCGCGGGGCGCGACCGGTCTCGCTTCCGCCCTATTCGATCACGGTGATGGTGGAGCGCTAG